The Brevibacillus brevis genome contains a region encoding:
- a CDS encoding RNA polymerase sigma factor, with protein MHEAELIRMAQSGDHDALVELLRSIETSVYRSAYYILGNEQDALDASQEVLIRIYRKLDTYQEKAKFSTWVQRIVSNVCMDKFRAKKETVSIDEHELIIPDRNNVEEEILLTGLSNDIQEAIGRLPKQYRMVVVLRYLEDLSYQEIAEALDLPLNTVKSYLFRARQQLQELLYDYQKGGIG; from the coding sequence ATGCATGAAGCAGAGTTGATCAGGATGGCGCAATCCGGGGATCATGACGCGCTAGTCGAACTGCTTCGATCTATTGAGACCTCCGTTTACCGAAGCGCTTATTATATTCTAGGGAACGAACAAGACGCGCTTGATGCCTCCCAGGAAGTCCTCATTCGAATTTATCGAAAGTTGGACACCTATCAGGAAAAAGCAAAGTTCTCTACCTGGGTACAACGCATTGTCAGCAACGTCTGTATGGATAAATTTCGCGCGAAGAAGGAAACGGTCTCAATTGACGAGCACGAGTTGATCATTCCTGATCGTAACAACGTAGAAGAAGAAATCCTTCTCACCGGGCTGTCGAATGACATCCAGGAAGCCATCGGAAGATTGCCAAAGCAATACCGGATGGTTGTAGTACTCCGCTATCTAGAGGATTTGTCCTATCAAGAAATAGCGGAGGCACTAGATTTGCCGCTTAACACGGTAAAGTCGTATTTATTTCGGGCTAGGCAACAGTTACAGGAGCTGTTGTACGACTACCAGAAAGGGGGGATCGGT
- a CDS encoding DNA internalization-related competence protein ComEC/Rec2, producing the protein MKEQDGGIAVSVWIASLAMMIGLILSAYLHPAWLLLAAGVSWALVACIPLPYRKYVACYSLISILAGLFFYGYENLHSSEVKPLAEREQRVWIEGVIDSPVRRDGDVARFFVTITSWGENQRDQKEHRSLEKIALRVKLASFQEASQIEKWRRGSVIVAPIRLSLPVTARNPHAFDYASYLYWQGVHVTGETSYQAVDMTPVFSVTASFQEWQDSGAKRIETLFTDPETAGYMKSLLLGLGQEVNPELAAMYSNLGLSHILAISGLHVTLVSSMFMWCLERIGIRRRLAFAVTILFLFGYVLLVGASASAIRSGLMGSVGLLCQVFGKRLDGKDVWAGALILMLVVNPYQLWHVGFQLSFAVTLGLIIFVPYSLHVFVRVPVWIRTLVAVTLSAQLVSFPFLIYHFHLFSPVSWLVNLVVTPILSAIALPFGYIAVVLDFVHPFLAVIPVWVSTAMLKWIHLPLFAIEKIRLPFTYWPHPSWWWLVLYTCFLGVLPISWKLGYHRKRDIMLSFVIFLLFIVAARQPFSGVEEVRITFLDVGQGDSIVVEIGDQKVYLMDAGGTMRFPAAEPWMEKRDPFEVGKDVVLPFLMARGIEKIDRVVMTHGDLDHIGGLKALVPHFSFGEVLVNGTAPSKLESEIVQLFQQEGVPILTGIPGQSWSDGPGIEWKWLHPGGSGESTFSGNDASVVLQLTAFNKTVLFTGDIEKDGESLLVQNGLTSVDVLKVAHHGSNTSSTEELLAVTAPKVAVISAGVKNRYGHPSSEVLHRLKKSGSAVYRTDAHGAITLVITPAGLYWQAQILDT; encoded by the coding sequence ATGAAAGAACAGGACGGGGGGATTGCAGTGTCAGTATGGATAGCAAGCCTAGCGATGATGATCGGCCTCATTCTGTCCGCCTATTTGCATCCTGCTTGGCTGCTTTTGGCTGCAGGCGTATCATGGGCACTCGTTGCATGTATCCCGTTACCATACCGCAAATACGTTGCATGCTACTCACTGATTTCTATTCTAGCAGGTCTCTTTTTTTATGGGTACGAGAATCTCCACAGCTCTGAAGTGAAACCATTGGCAGAAAGGGAGCAGAGGGTCTGGATAGAAGGTGTCATTGATTCACCCGTTAGACGGGACGGCGATGTAGCACGATTTTTTGTCACGATCACATCATGGGGTGAAAATCAGCGTGATCAGAAAGAGCATCGGTCTCTCGAAAAAATCGCGCTTCGTGTTAAACTTGCTTCTTTCCAGGAAGCATCACAAATAGAGAAGTGGAGGCGTGGCAGTGTTATTGTGGCTCCGATCCGACTATCCTTGCCAGTTACTGCGCGCAATCCTCATGCCTTCGACTACGCCAGTTATTTGTATTGGCAAGGTGTCCATGTCACAGGGGAAACAAGCTATCAAGCGGTTGATATGACACCTGTTTTTTCGGTGACGGCGAGCTTTCAAGAATGGCAGGACTCGGGTGCCAAGCGAATTGAAACATTATTTACAGATCCAGAGACAGCGGGGTACATGAAGTCGTTGCTGCTTGGCCTTGGACAAGAGGTGAACCCTGAGCTTGCGGCGATGTATTCGAATTTGGGCTTAAGTCATATCCTCGCGATTTCCGGTTTGCATGTGACATTGGTCAGCTCCATGTTTATGTGGTGTTTGGAACGGATTGGAATCAGACGCAGACTGGCATTTGCCGTAACGATTTTGTTCTTGTTCGGGTATGTGCTTTTGGTGGGAGCCAGCGCGTCCGCAATCCGATCTGGATTGATGGGGAGTGTGGGGCTTCTCTGTCAGGTATTTGGAAAGAGGTTGGACGGCAAGGACGTCTGGGCAGGCGCACTCATTCTGATGCTGGTGGTAAATCCGTATCAGCTGTGGCATGTCGGTTTTCAGCTTTCCTTTGCGGTCACACTTGGTCTGATTATTTTTGTGCCATACAGTTTGCATGTGTTTGTTCGGGTACCCGTCTGGATTCGTACACTTGTGGCGGTTACTTTGTCAGCCCAGCTCGTTTCTTTTCCGTTTCTCATCTACCATTTTCATTTGTTTTCACCTGTGTCTTGGCTGGTCAATTTGGTAGTGACACCGATTCTCTCGGCTATAGCGCTACCGTTCGGGTATATCGCAGTAGTTCTCGACTTTGTCCATCCGTTTTTGGCCGTGATCCCTGTTTGGGTATCGACGGCTATGCTGAAATGGATTCATCTCCCGCTGTTTGCTATTGAAAAAATAAGGCTCCCCTTCACCTATTGGCCGCATCCTTCTTGGTGGTGGCTTGTTTTGTATACCTGCTTTTTAGGTGTCCTGCCCATTTCATGGAAGTTGGGCTATCATCGAAAGCGTGATATAATGCTTTCTTTCGTTATATTTCTCTTGTTCATTGTCGCGGCCAGACAGCCCTTTTCTGGAGTCGAAGAAGTGCGAATTACCTTCCTTGATGTCGGACAAGGGGATTCCATCGTTGTCGAAATTGGTGATCAGAAGGTATACTTAATGGATGCGGGTGGGACAATGCGGTTCCCAGCTGCTGAACCATGGATGGAAAAACGTGACCCTTTTGAGGTGGGGAAAGATGTCGTTCTGCCGTTTCTGATGGCCAGAGGAATCGAGAAAATCGACCGTGTCGTCATGACGCATGGCGATTTGGATCACATCGGGGGTTTAAAAGCGCTTGTTCCTCATTTTTCTTTTGGCGAGGTATTGGTGAATGGAACAGCACCTTCCAAATTGGAGAGCGAGATTGTCCAGCTTTTCCAACAAGAAGGAGTTCCGATTTTAACCGGGATCCCGGGGCAATCATGGTCAGATGGGCCGGGAATCGAGTGGAAGTGGCTGCACCCGGGTGGATCGGGTGAATCGACCTTCTCAGGAAATGATGCATCCGTAGTACTTCAGCTGACTGCTTTCAACAAGACTGTATTGTTTACGGGTGACATTGAAAAGGATGGGGAAAGTCTGCTTGTTCAAAACGGTTTGACTTCTGTGGATGTTTTGAAAGTAGCCCATCATGGCAGCAATACCTCGAGTACCGAAGAGCTCCTTGCAGTCACAGCACCAAAAGTTGCTGTCATCTCTGCCGGGGTGAAAAATCGGTACGGGCATCCATCGTCCGAAGTACTGCATCGCTTAAAAAAATCGGGTTCCGCCGTGTACAGGACTGATGCTCATGGAGCGATTACGCTGGTGATTACACCTGCGGGATTATATTGGCAGGCCCAAATATTGGATACATAA
- the asnB gene encoding asparagine synthase (glutamine-hydrolyzing) translates to MCGIVSLYNKRQKPVQQEAISAMTGVILHRGPDDDGFHLEDNIALGFRRLSIIDVEGGHQPLFNETRDIWIIGNGEIYNYKELQQWLKDIGHVFHTDSDIETILHLYEEVGTDAPKHLRGMFGFTIYDSRKKRMFGARDHFGIKPLYYVETNDSIGVASEIKSLLELPGFKREVNPTAFYHYLTFQYVPDPETMFAGIYRIPPAHSFVIENDQIKLERYWDVEFKPDESKPFSYFVEGTRSVMLESVDKHRISEVSRGAFLSSGVDSSSIVGMLRTFEPVKSFSVGSDIPGYSELDYAKRTAGYLGSEHFERVINAKQYMDELPRLIWHQDEPVADPSAILLYFVAQMASEHVTVVLSGEGADEFFGGYNIYREPHSLKMFSGMPGWMRQSIGYMAERLPDQVKGKNFLIRGSKTVEQRFFGNALIFSEEMKKRVVMEDITRSEAYVSPFTITEEIYKRASEYDDVTKMQYLDIHTWLRGNILMKADKMTMANSLELRVPFIDLKVFEFAATIPTKYKIANGTTKHVLREAMKDFLPPEIQMRKKLGFPVPTRHWLKNEFYKWAKEIIFESKVDNLINKAYVLYMLDEHREGNADYSRKIWTILVFMLWHQIFIEQKHNFEPYVSPNVDLRRKKNTLQHIG, encoded by the coding sequence ATGTGCGGAATCGTATCACTCTATAACAAGCGGCAAAAGCCTGTTCAACAAGAAGCGATTAGTGCAATGACGGGTGTCATCCTGCACCGTGGTCCAGATGACGATGGTTTTCACCTTGAAGACAACATCGCCCTGGGCTTTCGTCGTTTAAGCATCATTGACGTGGAAGGCGGACATCAACCGCTGTTTAACGAAACACGTGACATCTGGATTATTGGTAACGGTGAAATCTACAATTACAAAGAGTTACAGCAATGGTTAAAGGACATCGGTCACGTTTTCCATACCGATTCTGATATTGAAACCATCCTCCACCTTTATGAAGAGGTAGGAACAGATGCACCCAAGCATTTGCGCGGGATGTTTGGCTTTACGATCTACGACTCCCGTAAAAAACGTATGTTTGGGGCACGCGACCATTTTGGAATCAAGCCTCTCTACTATGTCGAGACGAATGATTCGATCGGGGTTGCCAGCGAGATTAAAAGCTTGCTGGAGCTGCCAGGATTCAAGCGTGAAGTGAATCCAACCGCTTTTTATCACTATTTGACATTCCAATATGTACCGGATCCTGAAACGATGTTTGCTGGCATTTACCGTATACCGCCTGCACACTCGTTCGTGATTGAAAACGACCAGATCAAGCTGGAAAGGTACTGGGATGTAGAATTTAAGCCCGATGAAAGCAAGCCGTTCTCTTATTTTGTTGAGGGTACGCGCAGTGTCATGCTTGAATCTGTCGACAAACACCGGATTAGTGAAGTCTCTCGTGGAGCCTTCTTGTCTAGTGGCGTTGACTCTAGCAGTATCGTTGGGATGCTGCGTACATTCGAGCCAGTCAAATCTTTTTCTGTCGGTTCGGATATTCCGGGTTACAGCGAACTCGATTATGCGAAGCGAACTGCCGGGTATTTGGGATCGGAGCATTTCGAGCGCGTGATAAACGCCAAGCAGTACATGGATGAATTGCCACGGCTCATCTGGCATCAGGACGAACCGGTAGCGGACCCTTCTGCCATCCTGCTCTATTTCGTAGCACAGATGGCGAGTGAACACGTAACCGTCGTATTGTCCGGTGAAGGTGCAGATGAATTTTTTGGCGGATACAATATTTACAGAGAGCCTCATTCTCTCAAAATGTTTTCCGGAATGCCTGGCTGGATGCGCCAATCCATCGGATACATGGCAGAACGCCTCCCCGATCAGGTAAAAGGGAAAAACTTCCTCATCCGCGGATCGAAAACGGTTGAGCAACGCTTCTTCGGAAACGCGCTGATTTTCAGCGAAGAAATGAAAAAGCGTGTCGTGATGGAAGATATTACCCGTTCGGAAGCGTATGTATCTCCTTTCACCATTACTGAAGAGATTTACAAACGCGCTTCCGAATATGACGATGTGACCAAGATGCAATACTTGGACATTCACACTTGGCTCAGAGGCAACATTTTGATGAAGGCCGACAAGATGACGATGGCCAATTCTTTGGAGCTGCGTGTGCCTTTCATTGATCTGAAGGTATTTGAATTCGCCGCTACCATTCCAACGAAGTACAAAATTGCCAACGGCACCACCAAGCACGTGCTCCGTGAAGCGATGAAAGACTTCTTGCCACCTGAGATCCAAATGAGAAAGAAGCTCGGCTTCCCTGTTCCGACTCGTCATTGGCTCAAAAACGAATTTTACAAATGGGCAAAAGAGATCATTTTCGAATCCAAGGTGGATAATTTGATCAATAAGGCCTATGTTCTGTACATGCTCGATGAACACCGCGAAGGCAATGCGGATTACAGTCGCAAAATCTGGACGATCCTGGTCTTCATGCTGTGGCATCAAATCTTCATTGAGCAAAAGCACAATTTTGAGCCTTATGTCAGCCCGAATGTAGACCTTCGCCGCAAAAAAAATACGCTGCAGCATATCGGCTAA
- a CDS encoding ComEA family DNA-binding protein, translating to MVLEWWERYRRFILLTAAVLFVGCSYWLYQRDQSHKTDELPLRSPAYAASNLQTKERTDDSAAAQPAKPLKATLEKDKDKEPPPSPLYVDVKGQVKNPGLYQFEPGTRVANAIEKAGGALPDADLVQINLAEPLTDGAALVIPAKGAAAPVSTSIGLVQSSARVSTTGASTTININTATVEELMSLPGIGEARAKAIVDYRSKQGPFRSADDLKQIEGIGEKMFARIKDRLAVQ from the coding sequence ATGGTGCTGGAATGGTGGGAGCGTTATCGTCGTTTCATCTTGCTGACTGCGGCTGTGCTGTTTGTCGGTTGTAGCTATTGGCTCTATCAACGCGACCAATCGCATAAGACTGACGAACTACCGTTGCGTTCTCCTGCTTATGCAGCATCGAATCTGCAAACAAAAGAACGGACAGATGATTCAGCAGCTGCTCAACCTGCCAAGCCTCTAAAAGCGACACTGGAAAAAGATAAGGATAAGGAACCACCCCCCTCTCCTCTCTATGTCGATGTGAAAGGGCAAGTGAAAAATCCTGGATTATACCAATTCGAACCAGGTACGCGTGTCGCAAATGCCATCGAAAAAGCAGGTGGTGCACTGCCTGATGCCGACCTCGTCCAAATCAATTTGGCAGAGCCGCTCACAGATGGAGCTGCTCTTGTCATCCCGGCTAAAGGGGCAGCCGCGCCAGTCTCCACATCCATTGGCCTTGTACAGTCTTCCGCCCGCGTGTCCACCACTGGTGCCTCCACAACCATTAATATCAACACGGCAACTGTCGAAGAGCTCATGAGCCTTCCCGGGATTGGAGAAGCTCGTGCCAAGGCAATCGTGGATTACCGGTCAAAACAAGGGCCATTTCGTTCAGCGGATGACCTGAAACAGATTGAGGGAATTGGCGAGAAGATGTTTGCACGGATAAAGGATCGGCTGGCGGTACAATGA
- the comER gene encoding late competence protein ComER yields the protein MNRIGFIGTGSMGSILIESLLSAKALTPGHVFISNRTPAKAQQLAEKHPGLIVAHSNAQLVKEATTIVLCVKPLEYSVMLEQIAPALTPDHLLITITSPIKLADLESQVPCAVARVVPSITNAVKSGVSLCEFGSRIQEEQRQFIRSLFAHISSPIEISEPFLRITSDIVSCGPAFLSYILQQMIQEAVEETGISAEAATYMTTQMLIGMADLLREEAFTLPTLQKRVCVPGGITGEGLIPLQDGIPGLFAQVFRRTQAKFAEDQELVARNLSNQPH from the coding sequence ATGAATAGAATTGGGTTCATTGGTACGGGCAGCATGGGCAGTATCTTGATTGAATCTTTACTGTCAGCCAAGGCGCTGACTCCTGGTCATGTCTTTATCAGCAACAGAACCCCTGCGAAGGCGCAGCAACTGGCAGAAAAACATCCCGGGCTCATTGTCGCGCACAGCAATGCCCAATTGGTCAAAGAAGCCACAACGATCGTGCTGTGCGTCAAGCCACTGGAATATAGCGTGATGCTGGAACAAATTGCTCCTGCCTTAACGCCAGATCACCTATTGATTACGATCACCAGTCCGATCAAGCTTGCGGATCTGGAGTCTCAAGTTCCATGTGCAGTTGCCAGAGTCGTTCCTTCTATAACAAATGCAGTAAAGAGTGGTGTCAGTTTATGTGAGTTTGGATCACGTATCCAAGAGGAACAACGTCAATTTATACGGAGTCTGTTTGCCCACATTAGCTCCCCTATTGAGATTTCGGAGCCTTTTTTACGAATTACTTCTGACATTGTCAGTTGCGGGCCAGCGTTTCTCAGCTATATTTTGCAGCAAATGATTCAAGAAGCCGTTGAAGAAACTGGCATTTCCGCAGAAGCTGCTACTTACATGACCACGCAAATGCTAATTGGAATGGCAGATCTTTTACGCGAAGAAGCATTCACCCTCCCTACTCTGCAAAAGAGGGTCTGCGTGCCCGGAGGAATTACTGGGGAAGGACTGATTCCTTTGCAAGACGGAATTCCCGGTCTTTTCGCCCAAGTATTTCGCCGCACACAAGCGAAGTTTGCCGAGGATCAAGAACTGGTTGCACGAAATTTGAGCAATCAACCGCATTAG
- the leuS gene encoding leucine--tRNA ligase produces the protein MVFSHQNVEKKWQQYWEQNKTFKTSEDEGKKKFYALDMFPYPSGAGLHVGHPEGYTATDILSRMKRMQGYNVLHPMGWDAFGLPAEQYALDTGNDPAEFTEHNINTFRRQIKSLGFSYDWDREINTTDPNYYKWTQWIFTKLYEHGLAYIDEVAVNWCPALGTVLANEEVIDGKSERGGHPVERRPMKQWVLKITAYAERLLADLDELDWPESIKEMQRNWIGRSEGAEVTFGIEGHDETFTVFTTRPDTLYGATYAVLAPEHKLVEQITVPAQKEAVEAYLDQAKRKSDLERTDLAKEKTGVFTGAYAINPVNGERLPIWIADYVLISYGTGSIMAVPAHDERDYEFAKTFDLPIKQVIAGGDISKEAYAGDGEHINSGMLDGLNKEQAISKMIEWLEAEGKGNRKVTYRLRDWLFSRQRYWGEPIPILHLEDGTMKVVPESELPIVLPKTKEIKPSGTGESPLANIAEWVNTVDPETGMKARRETNTMPQWAGSCWYFLRFIDPHNDKALADPEKLKEWLPIDIYIGGAEHAVLHLLYSRFWHKFLYDIGVVPTKEPFQKLFNQGMILGENNEKMSKSKGNVVNPDDIINSHGADTLRMYEMFMGPLDASIAWSTKGLDGARRFLDRVYRLFVGDNGELNEKIVETSNVAGMERVYHQTVKKVTEDYEGLRFNTGISQLMVFVNEAYKAEVLPKKFMEDFVKMLSPIAPHLGEELWEKLGHSESLAYEAWPTYDEAKLVEDEVEIVLQINGKNKEKLLIASDSTKEQMEEMAKNNEMIQELIEGKTIVKVIAVPGKLVNIVVR, from the coding sequence ATGGTATTCAGTCATCAAAATGTCGAAAAGAAGTGGCAGCAATATTGGGAGCAGAACAAGACCTTCAAAACCTCCGAGGATGAGGGCAAGAAAAAGTTTTACGCACTCGATATGTTCCCGTATCCATCTGGAGCTGGCCTGCACGTAGGACATCCGGAAGGCTATACGGCTACTGATATTTTGTCCCGCATGAAGCGGATGCAAGGATATAACGTTCTCCATCCAATGGGTTGGGATGCGTTTGGTTTGCCAGCGGAGCAATACGCGCTCGATACAGGAAACGATCCGGCAGAATTCACCGAGCACAATATCAACACCTTCCGTCGCCAAATTAAGTCGCTCGGATTTTCCTACGACTGGGATCGCGAAATCAACACGACCGATCCGAATTACTACAAGTGGACGCAATGGATTTTTACGAAGCTGTATGAGCACGGCTTGGCTTATATTGACGAGGTAGCTGTAAACTGGTGCCCTGCTCTGGGAACAGTTTTGGCGAACGAAGAAGTCATTGACGGGAAAAGTGAGCGTGGCGGACACCCAGTAGAACGCCGTCCAATGAAGCAATGGGTCTTGAAAATTACTGCGTATGCGGAAAGACTGCTCGCTGACCTGGATGAACTGGATTGGCCAGAGAGCATCAAGGAAATGCAACGCAACTGGATCGGTCGTTCTGAAGGGGCAGAAGTAACTTTTGGTATCGAAGGTCATGACGAAACCTTTACTGTCTTTACGACTCGTCCAGACACTCTCTACGGAGCAACTTATGCGGTACTGGCTCCTGAGCACAAGCTGGTTGAGCAAATTACCGTACCAGCTCAAAAAGAAGCAGTGGAAGCGTACCTGGATCAAGCGAAGCGCAAGAGCGATCTGGAGCGTACCGATCTGGCGAAAGAAAAGACAGGAGTATTTACCGGAGCATATGCGATCAACCCGGTAAACGGCGAGCGTCTGCCAATCTGGATTGCAGATTACGTGCTGATCAGCTACGGAACAGGCTCTATCATGGCGGTTCCAGCGCACGATGAACGCGACTATGAGTTCGCGAAAACATTCGATCTGCCAATCAAGCAAGTAATCGCTGGCGGAGATATCTCCAAGGAAGCGTATGCAGGCGACGGAGAGCACATCAACTCCGGCATGCTCGATGGTTTGAACAAAGAACAGGCGATCAGCAAAATGATCGAGTGGCTGGAAGCGGAAGGCAAAGGAAATCGCAAGGTAACGTACCGTCTGCGCGACTGGCTGTTCAGCCGTCAACGCTACTGGGGTGAGCCAATTCCGATTCTCCATCTGGAAGATGGCACGATGAAAGTCGTTCCGGAATCCGAACTGCCAATCGTGTTGCCAAAAACAAAAGAAATCAAACCATCCGGTACAGGTGAATCGCCATTGGCAAACATCGCGGAGTGGGTAAACACTGTCGATCCGGAAACAGGAATGAAAGCGCGTCGTGAGACAAACACGATGCCGCAATGGGCGGGTAGCTGCTGGTACTTCCTGCGCTTCATCGATCCGCACAATGACAAGGCATTGGCTGATCCAGAAAAACTGAAAGAATGGCTGCCAATCGACATTTACATTGGCGGTGCGGAACACGCGGTGCTGCACTTGCTCTACTCTCGTTTCTGGCACAAGTTCCTGTACGATATCGGTGTCGTACCAACCAAGGAACCATTCCAAAAGCTGTTTAACCAAGGGATGATCCTGGGTGAAAACAACGAGAAAATGAGTAAGTCCAAAGGCAACGTCGTAAACCCAGACGATATTATCAACAGCCATGGTGCTGACACACTGCGCATGTACGAAATGTTCATGGGACCACTGGATGCTTCGATCGCTTGGTCGACAAAAGGATTGGATGGCGCACGCCGCTTCCTGGATCGCGTATATCGTCTGTTTGTGGGCGACAACGGTGAGCTGAACGAAAAAATCGTGGAAACCTCCAATGTGGCTGGCATGGAGCGCGTGTACCACCAAACTGTGAAAAAAGTAACGGAAGACTACGAGGGCCTGCGTTTCAATACAGGTATCTCTCAGTTGATGGTATTCGTAAACGAAGCGTACAAAGCAGAAGTTCTGCCGAAGAAATTCATGGAAGACTTTGTGAAAATGCTGTCTCCAATCGCTCCGCACTTGGGTGAAGAGCTGTGGGAAAAACTGGGCCACAGCGAGAGTCTGGCATACGAAGCATGGCCTACGTATGACGAAGCGAAGCTGGTTGAAGACGAGGTAGAAATCGTCCTGCAAATTAACGGCAAAAACAAAGAGAAGCTGCTCATCGCTTCTGATTCGACGAAAGAACAGATGGAAGAGATGGCGAAAAACAACGAGATGATCCAAGAACTGATCGAAGGAAAAACGATCGTCAAAGTCATCGCTGTTCCAGGCAAACTGGTGAATATCGTCGTTCGTTAA
- a CDS encoding class I SAM-dependent DNA methyltransferase: protein MAYAHMAAVYDRLMADTPYDQWLDWVERHWTKGEKPVRVIDLGCGTGTIAIPLAKRGYRVTGVDLSTEMLAIAYDKMRQEQVDVAWVEQDMRELSLPEADAVISLCDSLSYLTEEADVQETFKRVFAHLAPGGSFLFDVHSPYKMLHIFGDETFTHVEDEVSYIWQCFCDPLRLEVEHQLTFFIRQPNGLYERMEEEHWQRAYQPVQLMRWLTDAGFTDIVITADYSDMPPQEASERLFFSARKPKSLT, encoded by the coding sequence ATGGCATACGCACATATGGCCGCTGTATATGACAGGCTGATGGCGGATACTCCTTATGATCAGTGGCTCGATTGGGTCGAGCGTCATTGGACAAAGGGAGAGAAGCCTGTGCGGGTCATTGATCTTGGCTGTGGGACTGGTACGATTGCGATCCCACTCGCCAAGCGGGGATACCGTGTTACGGGAGTGGATCTCTCAACAGAAATGCTTGCGATCGCCTATGACAAAATGAGGCAGGAGCAAGTGGATGTAGCTTGGGTGGAGCAGGATATGCGGGAGCTGTCCTTGCCAGAAGCGGATGCGGTCATCTCCTTGTGTGATTCATTGAGCTATCTTACAGAGGAAGCGGATGTGCAGGAAACGTTCAAGCGCGTTTTCGCTCATCTCGCCCCCGGTGGGAGCTTTCTGTTTGATGTGCACAGTCCGTACAAGATGCTGCACATTTTCGGAGACGAGACGTTCACACATGTAGAAGATGAAGTTTCGTACATTTGGCAATGTTTTTGCGACCCGCTGCGACTGGAGGTAGAGCATCAGTTAACGTTTTTCATTCGTCAGCCAAACGGACTGTACGAGCGGATGGAAGAGGAACATTGGCAACGGGCTTACCAGCCTGTCCAACTGATGCGCTGGCTGACAGATGCCGGCTTCACAGACATTGTCATCACCGCTGATTACTCGGATATGCCGCCACAAGAAGCGAGTGAGCGCCTATTTTTTTCAGCCCGCAAGCCGAAAAGTTTGACATGA
- the rsfS gene encoding ribosome silencing factor has protein sequence MVKTVEDLAQLVVKAAEDKKAENLKVLDIKKLSVIADYFMICHGNNERQVQAIVREIRDQAHKNGFDVRGIEGADEGRWVLVDLGDIVIHVFHREDREFYNLERLWKDAEEVSFSAQG, from the coding sequence ATGGTTAAAACAGTAGAAGATTTGGCCCAGTTGGTTGTGAAGGCAGCAGAGGACAAGAAAGCAGAGAACTTGAAGGTGCTCGATATTAAAAAGCTGTCCGTCATCGCAGACTATTTCATGATTTGCCACGGAAACAACGAGCGTCAAGTACAGGCAATTGTTCGCGAAATCCGTGATCAAGCCCACAAAAACGGCTTTGACGTCCGCGGTATTGAAGGAGCGGATGAAGGTCGCTGGGTACTGGTTGATCTGGGCGATATCGTCATTCACGTTTTCCATCGCGAAGATCGCGAGTTTTACAACCTGGAGCGCCTGTGGAAGGACGCAGAGGAAGTTTCCTTCAGCGCGCAAGGGTAA
- the yqeK gene encoding bis(5'-nucleosyl)-tetraphosphatase (symmetrical) YqeK — protein sequence MRLLDNREELLVRIRQQMHEKRYNHTLGVAASARELAERFGADPDKAELAGLLHDYCKCWPVEKMFEILVRHDMPTELLEGEKELWHAFAAAIVIQTDLGVTDADILQAVRYHTTGRAGMSLLEKVVCVADYIEPNRVYPGVDFIRAKAMHDLDAALALALGGTIQFLIEKQKTVFPLTLTAYNDLVSRKGREGGF from the coding sequence TTTGGATAATCGGGAAGAGCTTCTCGTTCGCATACGGCAACAAATGCATGAAAAACGATACAATCACACGCTAGGGGTGGCTGCGTCGGCTCGCGAGCTGGCAGAGAGATTCGGGGCTGATCCTGACAAAGCCGAGCTTGCTGGACTGTTGCACGATTACTGTAAGTGCTGGCCTGTGGAAAAAATGTTCGAGATTCTCGTTCGCCACGATATGCCTACAGAGCTTTTGGAAGGGGAAAAAGAGCTGTGGCACGCCTTTGCAGCAGCCATTGTGATCCAGACTGATCTTGGTGTAACGGATGCAGATATTTTACAAGCCGTTCGCTACCATACAACGGGTCGGGCTGGCATGTCCCTGTTAGAAAAAGTCGTCTGTGTGGCAGACTATATAGAACCAAACCGCGTTTACCCTGGTGTCGATTTTATTCGCGCCAAAGCCATGCATGATTTGGATGCTGCCCTGGCACTCGCCTTGGGAGGCACGATTCAATTTTTGATAGAGAAGCAAAAGACGGTTTTCCCGTTGACATTGACGGCATATAACGATTTGGTTTCCCGCAAAGGGAGAGAAGGAGGGTTTTAA